A region from the Lolium perenne isolate Kyuss_39 chromosome 4, Kyuss_2.0, whole genome shotgun sequence genome encodes:
- the LOC127332130 gene encoding probable glucomannan 4-beta-mannosyltransferase 4, translating into MAPLGADTVATAWAALRAHAVAPALRAAVWACLAMSSMLLVEAACMSLISLVAVWLLRWRPQRRYKWEPMAGAAAGCDVEDPAELTDGREFPRVLVQIPMYNEKEVYKLSIGAACALTWPPDRIIIQVLDDSTDPIIKELVELECQDWASKKIDIKYEVRNNRKGYKAGALKKGMEHVYAQQCDFIAIFDADFQPESDFLLKTIPFLVHNPEIALVQARWEFVNYDVCLMTRIQKMSLDYHFKVEQESGSFMHAFFGFNGTAGVWRVSAINQSGGWKDRTTVEDMDLAVRAGLKGWEFLYVGDIRVKSELPSTFKAYRHQQHRWTCGAANLFRKMGWEIATNKGVSIWKKYHLLYSFFFVRRVIAPILTFVLYCVVIPLSAMVPEVTIPVWGLVYIPTAITIMNAIRNPRSLHLMPFWILFENVMSMHRMRAALTGLLETAHANDWVVTEKVGDLVNDDHNVPLLEPLKPTERAERIYIPELLLALYLLICASCDFMFGSRTYYMYIYLQAFAFIVLGFGFVGTKTPCS; encoded by the exons ATGGCGCCGCTCGGCGCCGACACGGTCGCGACGGCGTGGGCGGCGTTAAGGGCCCACGCGGTTGCTCCGGCGCTGCGGGCGGCGGTGTGGGCGTGCCTCGCCATGTCGTCTATGCTGCTCGTGGAGGCCGCCTGCATGAGTCTCATCAGCCTCGTGGCCGTCTGGCTGCTGCGGTGGCGGCCTCAACGGAGGTACAAGTGGGAACCCATGGCAGGGGCCGCGGCCGGCTGCGACGTGGAGGATCCAGCTGAATTGACGGATGGCCGCGAGTTCCCGAGGGTGCTCGTGCAGATCCCCATGTACAACGAGAAGGAG GTGTACAAGCTATCCATTGGAGCTGCGTGTGCTCTCACATGGCCACCAGACCGTATTATAATCCAAGTCTTGGATGACTCCACTGATCCGATTATTAAA GAACTAGTGGAGCTTGAATGCCAGGACTGGGCCAGCAAGAAAATTGACATCAAGTATGAGGTTAGAAATAACAGGAAGGGATACAAAGCTGGAGCTTTGAAGAAAGGCATGGAACATGTGTATGCGCAACAGTGTGACTTCATTGCTATCTTTGACGCAGATTTCCAACCCGAATCTGACTTCCTTCTAAaaactataccatttcttgtgcaTAACCCGGAGATTGCGCTTGTTCAAGCACGTTGGGAGTTTG TGAACTACGATGTTTGCCTGATGACAAGGATACAGAAGATGTCACTGGACTATCATTTCAAAGTCGAGCAGGAGTCAGGCTCATTTATGCATGCTTTCTTTGGTTTCAATG GTACAGCTGGTGTGTGGCGTGTATCTGCTATTAATCAATCTGGAGGATGGAAAGATCGCACCACTGTGGAGGACATGGATCTGGCAGTACGGGCAGGCCTCAAGGGATGGGAATTCTTGTATGTAGGTGATATAAGG GTCAAGAGTGAACTCCCAAGTACCTTCAAGGCCTACCGTCATCAACAACATAGGTGGACTTGTGGTGCCGCCAATCTCTTCAGAAAAATGGGATGGGAAATCGCGACAAATAAG GGAGTGTCAATATGGAAGAAATATCACCTTTTATACAGCTTTTTCTTTGTACGGAGGGTCATTGCTCCCATCCTTACATTCGTGTTGTACTGTGTTGTCATTCCATTATCTGCTATGGTTCCTGAAGTCACTATTCCTGTCTGGGGGCTAGTCTACATTCCTACTGCAATTACCATCATGAATGCCATTAGAAATCCTAG GTCTCTCCATCTGATGCCATTCTGGATTCTGTTTGAAAATGTAATGTCCATGCACCGCATGCGTGCAGCTCTAACCGGTTTACTCGAGACTGCACACGCAAATGATTGGGTGGTTACTGAGAAGGTAGGAGATCTGGTGAATGACGATCATAATGTCCCACTCCTTGAACCATTGAAGCCCACTGAACGTGCGGAGAG GATTTACATCCCTGAGCTCTTGCTTGCGCTATATCTCTTGATATGTGCCTCATGTGATTTCATGTTTGGAAGCCGGACATACTACATGTACATCTACCTCCAAGCCTTTGCATTCATTGTATTGGGGTTTGGTTTTGTCGGAACGAAAACTCCATGTTCGTAG
- the LOC127332129 gene encoding nuclear/nucleolar GTPase 2, whose product MGKKNNNSGKKKERAVNVSGKPRHSLDVNRPNDKKGAGAGGGAGGSRSAATVRRLQMYKLRPKRDRGGKIVKHDMQSKELPNTRIEPDRRWFGNTRVVNQKELEFFRDELKDRLANNYNVILKERKLPMSLLQDHQKDARAHILDTEPFEHAFGPKGKRKRPKLSSLDYESLIKKADDSQGVFEEKHASSNLPKDEEEDGLRDLVRHNMFEKGQSKRIWGELYKVLDSSDVVVQVLDARDPMGTRCYHIEKHLKENAKHKHMVFLLNKCDLIPAWATKGWLRTLSRDYPTLAFHASINKSFGKGSLLSVLRQFARLRSDKQAISVGFVGYPNVGKSSVINTLRSKTVCKVAPIPGETKVWQYITMTKRIFLIDCPGVVYQNKDTETDVVLKGVVRVTNLDDASEHIGEVLRRVKKEHLQRAYKIQEWSDDNDFLVQLSKMSGKLLKGGEPDLTTAAKMVLHDWQRGKIPFFVPPPQQNEDGPSEITEPVERSGEEAVSSDRTAAAMKAIAGIISSQQTMNVPCQREFGRNAQDSDLAEQSE is encoded by the exons ATGGGGAAGAAGAACAATAATTcggggaagaagaaggagagggcGGTGAACGTGTCCGGCAAGCCCCGGCACTCCCTCGACGTCAACCGCCCCAATGACAAGAAGGGCgcgggcgccggcggcggcgccggaggGAGCCGGTCCGCGGCCACCGTGCGGCGGCTCCAGATGTACAAGCTCAGGCCCAAGAGGGACCGCGGCGGGAAGATCGTCAAGCACGACATGCAGTCCAAGGAGCTCCCCAACACACGCATCGAGCCCGACCGCCGCTGGTTCG GAAATACACGAGTAGTCAATCAAAAAGAACTTGAATTCTTCAGGGACGAGCTCAAGGATCGGCTTGCGAATAACTACAATGTGATATTGAAAGAACGGAAGCTGCCAATGTCGCTTCTGCAGGATCATCAGAAG GATGCCCGGGCGCACATTCTTGATACTGAGCCTTTTGAGCATGCTTTCGGACCAAAGGGAAAGCGGAAACGCCCGAAGCTATCCAGTCTCGACTATGAATCTCTAATAAAGAAAGCTGATGATTCTCAAG GTGTGTTTGAGGAAAAGCATGCTTCATCAAACTTACCaaaggatgaagaagaagatggctTACGAGATCTGGTCCGACATAATATGTTTGAGAAGGGTCAGAGCAAAAGAATATGGGGTGAACTTTACAAAGTTCTTGACTCGTCAGATGTTGTAGTCCAG GTTTTGGATGCCAGGGATCCAATGGGCACTAGATGCTACCATATCGAGAAACATCTGAAGGAGAATGCCAAGCACAAACACATGGTATTCTTACTAAATAAG TGTGATCTAATACCTGCTTGGGCAACAAAAGGGTGGTTGCGTACACTATCAAGGGACTATCCTACCCTGGCATTCCATGCAAGCATCAACAAATCATTTGGAAAA GGATCTCTTCTTTCAGTATTGCGTCAGTTTGCCCGTTTGAGGAGTGACAAACAAGCCATATCCGTTGGATTTGTTGGATATCCCAATGTTGGGAAGTCATCAGTTATCAACACATTGCGCTCCAAAACT GTTTGCAAGGTAGCTCCGATTCCTGGAGAGACGAAGGTGTGGCAGTACATCACCATGACTAAAAGAATCTTCTTAATTGATTGCCCTGGGGTCGTTTACCAAAACAAAGATACAGAGACTGATGTAGTTCTTAAGGGTGTG GTACGTGTGACTAATTTGGATGATGCTTCTGAGCACATCGGGGAAGTTCTTAGGCGTGTAAAAAAGGAGCATCTACAAAGAGCTTATAAAATACAGGAGTG GTCTGATGATAATGATTTTCTCGTCCAGCTGAGCAAGATGAGTGGAAAACTACTCAAG GGCGGGGAACCTGATCTGACAACAGCGGCCAAGATGGTACTTCATGACTGGCAGAGGGGCAAGATCCCCTTTTTTGTGCCTCCACCGCAACAGAACGAAGATGGTCCTTCTGAGATTACTGAACCTGTCGAGAGATCTGGTGAGGAAGCAGTCAGCAGTGACCGGACTGCTGCTGCCATGAAAGCCATTGCAGGAATTATCTCTTCACAGCAAACTATGAATGTCCCCTGCCAGAGGGAATTTGGCAGAAATGCTCAAGATAGTGATCTCGCGGAGCAATCAGAGTAG